A stretch of DNA from Candidatus Bipolaricaulota bacterium:
CGATGGGAGGATCTTCGGGTTGATCAGCAAGAAGAAACGGTAGTTCTCCAGCGTAACATGGTGTGGGTATAAGCTAAGCGGCCAGGTGTACGCCTCCGCTTTCGGCATGAACGAGAGCATGAACAGGAAGTAAACCGGGACGAGGATGAAGCAAGCGAGCCCGGCCACCGCCAGGTAGAGGATCGTCTTCCCCGCCAGCTTGCGCCAGTTGACCCCGATAGCGACCACGTTATCAGCCGACATTCTCCTCCCTCCCTTCCCGGAACGACCCGGAGAGCCATAGGTAAATAACAGTTAACGTAACAATAATCGCTGCTATGACTAAAGCGTACGCTGCCCCCAGCTCCCGCTGATGCAATTGGGTGAAGTAATACACCGTTTCCTCAACCAGGGTGGGTAGGTTTCGGTACCCGAAGATAACGGTGACGATGACGAATATCTGCACCGCTCCGATCGCCCGCAATATGAGCGCGGTCTGAATGCTCGGTTTAAGGAGCGGCAGGGTTATCTTGTGCAGTGTCTGAAACCGATTTGCTCCGAACAGGCGCGCTGCCTCACCATACTCCTTGGAGATCCCTTGCAGCCCAGCGAGGAGGATGATCATCACGCTCGGGAGCCCGCGCCACGCCTCAGCGAGGACGAGGAGCCCGATCCACCGCGCCGTCTTCCCGAACGCGAGCCACATCATCGGATGTTGGGCGGACATGACGCCCATGTGGACGAGGATCGAGTTGATCCAACCGTGGTAGGTGTATCCGGTCGCCCACATCGCCCCGTAGCTGATCTCGGGTAGGACCATCGGGATCAATGCGATGAATAGGAATAGTGATGAGCCACGAAAGTTAGTATTTATTAAGAGCGCGACCGCCAGGGCGAGGAGGAACTCCGCCGTGACCGATACTGCAAGGAAGATAAACGTCACCCAGATCGCCTGATAGAAATAAGGGTCAGAGAAGACGTCGCGGAAGTACTGCAGGGTGAAGCCATTCGGGCCAGTAAACGCAAGCTTTATCCCGCTGAACGCCGGCACCGCCCAGAACACGATGTAATAGATCAGGGTGGGCAAAATAAGAAAATACGGATAATACCGCGCTAGATTCCTTTTCACCTTTTTTCCAACCTTAAAAAGCGGGGAGGGCGGACACCGCCCTCCCCATAATTTAACTCGACTACTTGTACTGCGCGTCGATAACCGACTGCTGCATGTTGAGGAAGTTCACGTCCACACCCTTGTTCCGGGCGCAGATGTAGTAGAACGAGTCCTCGTATGCTTGCTTCACGACGCCCCAGTCTCCGCCGGGAGCGGTCGGTCCCGGGATGAACGCGACGATACCGCTCATCCCAGCGTTACCGGTGGCGATGATGTCGCGCGACGGGCCCGGAGGCATGCGGTCGACCGCTTCCTTGACCGCGGGGATGAACGAGAGGTTCTCCGCGATCTTCGCCTGGATCTCCGGGCGAGTCATAAACTCGACGAACTTCCGGGCAAGGGCCGGATGCGGCGCGTCTTTTACTACGGCGATGCTGTTGTTGCCGGCGACGCTCCCCCGGTCTACCGGACCGTACGGAACCGGAGCGAGGGTGAACTTGGACGGGTCCGCCAGGTAGACCTGTCCGGCGCGGGCGATATGGGTGATAGCAAGCCAAACCTCCTCACGAAGCATCGGATCGATCACCGACTTGTAAGTCGTCCACGCGTCGTTGATGTACGGGTACATCGAGTGCCACATCTCCCATGCCTTCTGGGCTTCAGGAGAGTTAACGTCCGGGAACCCGCCGCCGTAAGCGAGGACGGACGAGCCAACGATGTAGGTGAGGAGCCCCATCCGCACGCCGGGAACAGCGAACATCTTGTTACCGGTCTTGTCGTAGATATTCTTCGCCCAAGCGACGAGCTGATCATAGGTGATGGAGTTAAGGCTCACCCCCTCCGGGAGGTAGTCGAGCGCCTTCCGGTTGATGATGAGCGCGTAATCGTCACCGGCGAACGGGATGAAATACTGCTTGCCATCGAAGTTCCCCTGCTTCAGGAAGCCGGCGCTCAGGGTCCGATTCGGGGCAACCGTGTCCATGTCGTTCGTCAGGTCAGCGACCACATCGGCCTTCACCAGGTTGGCGAAGTTCGAGACGTAGGTGAGGATCACGTCCAGCGTGGTGTTACCGGCCTGCTTCTGGGCGGTCAGTTTGTCCAGTTGCTCCGAATCTGACAGGATCTCGAAGTCAACCTTTACTCCCGGATTCTCCTTCTCGAACAGCGGGATGATCTGCTCGCGGATGAACTTCTGCTCATCCGGCGGGCTGAACACGCGCGAAGCCACGTTTAGAGTCTGTCCATAGGCGAGCGTCGTCGCCGTGATCAAAAGTGAGAACGCAAGGCCAATGATCAATAGCTTTTTCATCTTTTTCCTCCTTTTTACTTCGTGCCCCTGTATTGCCTCCTCAAAGCGAAGTTTCCTCTATGCGACCACCCCCTTTGATGAGAACTTTGAACGGCTGATACGTTGGACTCCCTTGATGAACGAAATGTTGCAGTACACGATAAACGGAATAAAGACGGGAAAGCGGGTGCTTCGTTTACTTTTGCGGAACGAAGTTCTGTGCCGTTTCCCATAGACCCTCCGCACATGCAGATTTGTCACTACAAATATAGCATCGATGCGCGGGAGAGTCAAGCTTGTCCGGGATGCCTGGTTGAACTAGAATAATCGAGCGATGCAAACCGTTGATCAACTACCGATCGAGGCCCACTCTAGCAGCTACTCACTCCTCGGTCATGGCGGCCAGCTCAAGTGCAACAAGGAGGATGCATGAAGATCGGCCTTTTCTCCGATGCCTACCTCCCGGAGATAAGCGGGGTGACGAGCGTCGTCTCCTGGCTCAAGCGGGAGCTGGAACGGAACGGACATGAAGTCCATATCTACGTCCCCGCATACGCCGGGCCCCAGGAGAGGGAATCCCGAGTGTATCGTTTCCGCTCACGTCGGTTTATCTTCCATAAAGCGAGCCGTGTCGCCCTTCCATACAACCGCAGGGCGACACGCACTTTCAAGCGCCTCGACATCATCCACAGTCATACCCCGTTCTCTCTCGGGCTCGTCGCCCTGGGAGCGTCGGCCCGCTACCGTATTCCCCACATCCACACCTACCACACCCATCTCGTCGCCTACCGCCACTACCTTCCGTTCCCCCTGCGCCCGCCGAAGCGGACGACCGCGGAACTGGCAGCGTGGTTCTGCAACCGATGCACCGCGGTAACCGTCCCGTCGAATCCGATGCGGGAGGAACTTCTCGGTTACGGGGTGAAACGACCGATTCACGTGCTTCCGTTCGGGGTCGACCAGGAGTTGTTCCACCGTCCGCCGGTTTGGGATCCGCGGGAGTCCCTCGGGATCGATCCCTCTGTTCGTCTCTACCTCTACGCCGGCAGGCTCGCCGCGGAGAAGAACCTCGACTTTCTCCTGCGCGCTTACAAGCGCATCCACGCGGTTGATCGGGATTCCGTGCTCGTCCTCGCCGGGGATGGGCCGCGCCGTCTCGCGTTGGAGCGACTGGTGCACGAGGAGGGATTGGAGAAGGCAGTAGTCTTTACCGGATTCCTCGATCATCCCCGCCTCGTCGACCTGTACAAGGCGGCCGATCTGTTCATCTTCGCCTCCAAAACCGAGACCGAGGGACTCGTCCTGGTGGAGGCAATGGCCGGGGGAACGCCGCCGGTGGCGATCGGGGAGATGGGGGTGTTAGACGTGGTGGAGGATGGAGTGAGCGGCCTCCTCGTCCCAGAGGACGAAGAGAAGTTCGCCCAAACCGTCCTCTCTCTGATGGATGACCCCGCCCGCTACCGCAAGCTCCAAGAAGGGGCCCTCAAGCGGGCAAAGGAACTGTCGGTGCAGAATGCGACGCAGAAGCTGATCGAGATCTACACGCAATACGCGAAAAAATAGGCCGGGGGAGGACTCCCCCGGCCGTTGTGCTCTCTCTAGAACTGCAGATCCTTCTCGAACACGGCGAAGTAGCGCTGTGGATCCTCGCCGTCCGGGCGGTAGATGATCGTTGTCATGTAGAAGTAGTAAGTGCCGGATTGGAGCCAGTCAGGCGCCTCCCACGTCTCCTCATGGCGGTAGGAGTTATCCGGGAGCATGGTATGCGGATGCCATACCATCTGCCCGACGATGTATCCGTCCTGATCGGTAATCTGCATGAACCCATACATCTGCTCCGTATCGGCGTGCACGTTCCCGTCGTTGGTTATCAGTCCATCGCAGTGGATCAGCCGCGGATTTCCCACGTCTTGCCACACCCGGAAGTCCTTGAACGTGAAGTGGGGCGCGGCGTCACCACCGGGGTTGAGGAGGAACAGGGACGCCACCTGAGCGGTGACCACCACCTGCGCCTCGCTCGCGGACGGCGGCTCCACCTTGAACACAGCCGCTGCATATCTACCACCGTATGGATCGAGGTCCTCCGGCATCGTCACCGTGTAGTTGAAAACCACGCTCTCCCCCGGTCCAATCTGTTGCTTATTTGGGGTGATCGTGAGGACTTCTCGCCCGGAGTACTTGTAGTTATCGATCGATGGGTCGAGAAGGACCGGCACCCCTTCCGGGGAAGTAAACCCGCGCACCACCGCCTCGACTACGACCGACTCGTCACTGGTATTCTCTACCGTGATCTCCCCAGTGTACGACGCTCCGGGCGGGAGGAGGATCTCGGTGACTGCCGGGGAGATGGAGACCCCCGTAGCAAGGGCCAGCGCCGAGACCAAGGCTACGATTAAAAGCGCAATTGGAAGTGCTCGTTTAACCATAGCTCACCTCCTTTACAGCGCTGCGATAGCGGTGAACGCGATCTTTAACTTCCCTTCACCGGCCGGGACGGAGAAATCGACGGCGAGCTTGTACTCCACCTTGATCTCTTCGCCCATGGTCAAGCCATCCTCGTTCTTGACGATCGTCATCTGGCCGGGCCTGGGAACGGTCCAATCGTCGATCCCCTGTCCGCTCCCCGGAGCCTTGGACCGGATGAAGAACTTCCCGTTCTTGATAAGATCGTAA
This window harbors:
- a CDS encoding sugar ABC transporter permease, with the protein product MKRNLARYYPYFLILPTLIYYIVFWAVPAFSGIKLAFTGPNGFTLQYFRDVFSDPYFYQAIWVTFIFLAVSVTAEFLLALAVALLINTNFRGSSLFLFIALIPMVLPEISYGAMWATGYTYHGWINSILVHMGVMSAQHPMMWLAFGKTARWIGLLVLAEAWRGLPSVMIILLAGLQGISKEYGEAARLFGANRFQTLHKITLPLLKPSIQTALILRAIGAVQIFVIVTVIFGYRNLPTLVEETVYYFTQLHQRELGAAYALVIAAIIVTLTVIYLWLSGSFREGREENVG
- a CDS encoding extracellular solute-binding protein, which translates into the protein MKKLLIIGLAFSLLITATTLAYGQTLNVASRVFSPPDEQKFIREQIIPLFEKENPGVKVDFEILSDSEQLDKLTAQKQAGNTTLDVILTYVSNFANLVKADVVADLTNDMDTVAPNRTLSAGFLKQGNFDGKQYFIPFAGDDYALIINRKALDYLPEGVSLNSITYDQLVAWAKNIYDKTGNKMFAVPGVRMGLLTYIVGSSVLAYGGGFPDVNSPEAQKAWEMWHSMYPYINDAWTTYKSVIDPMLREEVWLAITHIARAGQVYLADPSKFTLAPVPYGPVDRGSVAGNNSIAVVKDAPHPALARKFVEFMTRPEIQAKIAENLSFIPAVKEAVDRMPPGPSRDIIATGNAGMSGIVAFIPGPTAPGGDWGVVKQAYEDSFYYICARNKGVDVNFLNMQQSVIDAQYK
- a CDS encoding glycosyltransferase family 4 protein, whose translation is MKIGLFSDAYLPEISGVTSVVSWLKRELERNGHEVHIYVPAYAGPQERESRVYRFRSRRFIFHKASRVALPYNRRATRTFKRLDIIHSHTPFSLGLVALGASARYRIPHIHTYHTHLVAYRHYLPFPLRPPKRTTAELAAWFCNRCTAVTVPSNPMREELLGYGVKRPIHVLPFGVDQELFHRPPVWDPRESLGIDPSVRLYLYAGRLAAEKNLDFLLRAYKRIHAVDRDSVLVLAGDGPRRLALERLVHEEGLEKAVVFTGFLDHPRLVDLYKAADLFIFASKTETEGLVLVEAMAGGTPPVAIGEMGVLDVVEDGVSGLLVPEDEEKFAQTVLSLMDDPARYRKLQEGALKRAKELSVQNATQKLIEIYTQYAKK